The genomic interval CGCTTTCATTGCGAACCAAATGCTGAATGATCATCGTCGGATCACCAGGCATCGGCCGGGAAAGGAAGCGAATACCAGCAGCCAGCCCGTCACGATCACGCGGTGACCAGTGAATGTCGTCCGCGTCGATGGTGTCCAGATTGGTTAGACGTATTGCCTGCTGAGTTGCCTGTGCCGATGCATGCGACGAACCGAACAATAGAAAGACAACGCCGATCACCACAGCCGCTGCCGGTCGGACAAAATGCCACCACTTACGTCGTTCAATGTTCGCTTGCATGGTTTCACCTCAGAAACATGTCAGTAACTGTGCGAGTCCAATTTGACTTTGCCTCGAAAGATCCAATAGATGATCACGGTGTAGCTGAGCACGCACGGAATTCCGATGGCGGCGATGATCAGCATGGTCCCGAGTGTTTGCTGACTACTGCGTGCATTCTGTATGTTCACGCTATACGCCGGGTCGATGGTGGACAACATAAAGTTTGGAAAGATTGCGACGCTGAACAAAGCTGCCAAAGCCAGGATAACCATCGACGACGAGAAAAACGCATAGCCCGGCTTCCCCAGATGCATCGCACGAGGAATGTTCAACACGGCCAGGGCATTGAGAACCGGCACGATCCAAAGCACCGGGTAATCCGACAAGTTCGCCGTCGCGTGGGGAACATGCCACCAAGTTACCACGGTAACAACCGTGTATAAGGCGGCGAAAACATAGAACAACGGCATGATCGCACGACGCACCCTTGCCTGCAGCTCGTGCTCCGTTTTGAGGAACAAATAGATCGCTCCGTGCAACGCGAACAACGACACGGTTAGGAATCCGACCAACAGCGGATACCAGTACACCTGACTCAACAGGCTGCCCTGATAGACATACTTTGGCCCCAGTTCCATTCCCGCCATCACGTTTCCACCGGCAATCCCCAGCAGCATCGCGGCCGTCAATGACGAGAGAAAGAATCCAAAGTCCCACATCCTTCGCCACGCAGGTGAATGGACCTTGGAACGAAACTCCAGACTCACCGCGCGCCCGATCAAACAGGTCAGCAGCAGAAAGAAAGCGGTGTAGAAGCTGCTGAACACGGTCGCGTAGGCAACGGGAAACGCGGCGAACAACGCCCCGCCAAATGTCACCAGCCAGACTTCGTTGCCGTCCCACAACGGTCCGATGGAATTCATCACCAGTCGCCGCTCCTGGTCGTCCTTGGCAATGAAGGGATGCAGGATTCCAACGCCCAAATCGAAACCGTCCAAGATCGCGTAGCCGCACAACAGCACGCCGAGTAGGACAAACCAAATCAACGTGAGGAGTTCGTAGCTCATCAGTTGTCGTCCTCCATCATCCCGCCGGCACGCGATGTCCCGTGTTGACCGAACGCCTCGGCCATGGACTGTCCAGCCAACTTTCGTTTGTGCTCCAGCAACTGATCAACTGATTCGGGGCCGTGCTGAATCTTGTGATTCAGCACAAATACCCATACTGCGAACAACAACGAGTAGATGATTCCGAACAAGATGATCGAGCTGAGCACTTGCTCGGCGGTCACCGACTCGCTCAAGCCCTCGGACGTTCGCAACCCCATCATCTCGACGCCGTTTTGGACTGATGGATATACGATCCACGGTTGTCGACCGACTTCTGCTGTGATCCAACCCGCTTGATTGGCCGTCATCGCAGCGATCGGCATGAAAACGATTGCCCACAGCAACCATCGGCGTTGCAACAGCACGTCGCGGTACCAAGACCAGCAGGCGAGCATCGACACCCCGATCATCATGGTGCCCAGTCCCACCATCAAATGAAAGGTCTGAAAGGGCAACCAAACCGGTGGTCGTTCGTCTTCAGGAATTTGATCCATCGCCGGTACGGGTTGCATAGGATCGTTGTAGACCATCAAGCTCAACAGGTTGGGAACCTGGACACCGAAGTGCACTTGCTCCGTCTCTGCGTCTGGCCATCCAAACAGGTACAAACCGGTCGGGTCGTCGGTGGAATGAAAATGTGCCTCCATTGCCGCCAACTTGGCCGGCTGTGTCTCCACCAACTGCTGAGCAGAATGGTGGCCAGACATCGCCGCAGCGATCGTGAACAGCAGCGAGGTGGGCAAGGAAATCGAAAGACAGCGTTTGGCGATTTCATCGTGGCGTCCCTTCAGCAAGTAGTACGCACACACCGAGGCGACGAAGAACGCTCCGAGGACAAAGGCACCGATCAAGGTGTGCGTCAATCGGTCCACGGAGGATGGATTGAACACCATTGCCCAGAAATCGGTGACTTCCGCGCGAGGCATCATTTCGCCTTGCACGTCGTGCCAAACGATCTCGTACCCCGCCGGCGTCTGTTGCCAACTGTTGGCAACCACGATCCACACGGCGCTGAACACAGAACCAAGAAACACCATCAACGTGCTCAGCAAGTGCATCGTGGGACCGACACGATCCCAGCCGAACACCAGTACTGCCAAGAAACCGCTCTCCAGGAAGAACGCAAAGATACCCTCTGCGGCAAGCGCCGAGCCGAACACGTCACCGACGAATCGTGAATAAGCCGCCCAGTTGGTCCCAAACTCAAACTCCATGACGATGCCCGTGGCAACGCCCATGGCAAAGTTCACCGCGAACACTCGAGTCCAGAACCGAGCCGCTGCTTCCCATGCGGGATTGCGAGTGCGATAAAACGCCAGCTCGCAGAGAAACAACTGCAGCCCCAAGCCGATCGAAAGCGGCGGGAACAGATAATGGAACATGATCGTGCCGGCAAACTGCAGCCGGCTGAGAAGTTCAACGTCCATTAGGGTTCCATTCGCTATCGCGTGGCGGCTGATGTGTCAGACGGTTCCTACGATTTGGGTTTGGTGAACCGCAACAAGTAATTCTCTTCAAATGCGTCGATGGTCACTTCATCTTCGAACTGAAATCCTGACTTCACGATTTCCGCTTGAAAGACTTCTTTGGGGGCACGGATATGTCCGAGCAAAAACTCCCGTGATTTGCCGGGGATCCGATTGAAATCGATCAACACGAGCCGCCCTCCAGGTTTCAGCGCCCGATAGATAGATGCTAACGACTCTGCGGGACTTTCAAAATGGTGATAAGTGTCGCAGATGAAAACGAGATCAACGGATTCGGGCGGTAGCCGAATGGAAACATCAGTCCCCAGAACAGTGGTCAAGTTCTCGATGCCGTCCGCAGTTGCACGTTTTGCGATGTGTTGCAGGAAACTGGGCGCGATATCGACGCTGTAGACCCACCCGCCCCATCCGGTCGTTTTGGCAAAGAGGCGACTGTAAAACCCCGTGCCTGCACCGACATCGGCGATGCGATCGCCCGGCTTGATTCGGCAAGCTTTCAAAACTTCGTTGCGTGCGGAATAGACCTCGCGACTCTCCACCTCAAATTTTCCGATCCACTCGTCGACGTTCAGATCGGGCTTCTTGAAATTGTCATTGATGCCCTCGGGGACTTTAGTCACCCCGGCATCCGGTTGGTCCACGACGGCTTCTTGAGCAAAGGTGGGTCTGACCAGCTGGATCAGCAGGATCGCGAGCAAACTGAATCGAAAAGTTTTCATGATGATGTTCCATTCTCAGGAGTTTGACGTGGTTGATACAGGAGCCAATATGCCGCCGGGATCACGATCAGTGTGAATCCCGTCGACGTGACGATGCCGAATATGATTGCCCATGCGAGTCCTGAAAACACAGGGTCCAACGTGATCACCCAGTTGGCCAACAGCGTCGTTCCCGCCGTCAACAGGATCGGCCGGGTTCGCACGGATACGGACCGAATGATCGATTCTCGCAAATCGTGTCCTTCGTTTTGGGCGATGTGGATGAAGTCGATCAGGACGACCGAATTGCGTACCACAATCCCTGCCAACGCGATCATCCCGATCATGGCGGTCGCCGTAAAGAATACCGGATTGGGGTGACCGCCGATGGGCTTGTCCATGATCCAATTCAAAAGCCAAAAACCGGGCATGATGCCGATCATCGTCAGCGGGATCGCAGTCATGATCAGCACCGGCAACAATCGCGAACCGGTCTGAAACATCAGGATCACAAAAATCCCCAACAACGCGGCACCGAACGCCAAACCCAAGTCGCGAAACACATCCAACGTGATGTCCCACTCGCCCTCGCCCGACCAAACGACCGAGTATCCGTCGGGCACCGCCCACGGTACGCCGCCGCCCATCGCCAGCCATGATCTTTCGCTCAGCGGGATCGGTGCTGGATTTGAATTCGCCGCTTGTGCCAAGTCAGAATCAGCGACTCGGTCGAACTCAATGTCCATGATCGCATCGGCCGGTGGACGACCGGCGACTTCCGCGTACACATAGACGACACGTTTCAGGTTCTTGTGGTAGATGGTTTTGTCTTCGACCTGTTCCTTGAATTGGCCCAGCGATCCTAGTTGGACCACCTGTCCGTTGTTGCCCTGCACATAGACCTCCTGCAGATCATCCAACGCCGAACGGCTGCTGCGTGGCAAACGTAACTCGATCCACAACGGATCGACTTCGCCGGGCAAGTGCAACACGGTCGCCTTGTTGCCACTGAGCAT from Stieleria varia carries:
- a CDS encoding cytochrome ubiquinol oxidase subunit I, whose amino-acid sequence is MDVELLSRLQFAGTIMFHYLFPPLSIGLGLQLFLCELAFYRTRNPAWEAAARFWTRVFAVNFAMGVATGIVMEFEFGTNWAAYSRFVGDVFGSALAAEGIFAFFLESGFLAVLVFGWDRVGPTMHLLSTLMVFLGSVFSAVWIVVANSWQQTPAGYEIVWHDVQGEMMPRAEVTDFWAMVFNPSSVDRLTHTLIGAFVLGAFFVASVCAYYLLKGRHDEIAKRCLSISLPTSLLFTIAAAMSGHHSAQQLVETQPAKLAAMEAHFHSTDDPTGLYLFGWPDAETEQVHFGVQVPNLLSLMVYNDPMQPVPAMDQIPEDERPPVWLPFQTFHLMVGLGTMMIGVSMLACWSWYRDVLLQRRWLLWAIVFMPIAAMTANQAGWITAEVGRQPWIVYPSVQNGVEMMGLRTSEGLSESVTAEQVLSSIILFGIIYSLLFAVWVFVLNHKIQHGPESVDQLLEHKRKLAGQSMAEAFGQHGTSRAGGMMEDDN
- the cydB gene encoding cytochrome d ubiquinol oxidase subunit II, whose product is MSYELLTLIWFVLLGVLLCGYAILDGFDLGVGILHPFIAKDDQERRLVMNSIGPLWDGNEVWLVTFGGALFAAFPVAYATVFSSFYTAFFLLLTCLIGRAVSLEFRSKVHSPAWRRMWDFGFFLSSLTAAMLLGIAGGNVMAGMELGPKYVYQGSLLSQVYWYPLLVGFLTVSLFALHGAIYLFLKTEHELQARVRRAIMPLFYVFAALYTVVTVVTWWHVPHATANLSDYPVLWIVPVLNALAVLNIPRAMHLGKPGYAFFSSSMVILALAALFSVAIFPNFMLSTIDPAYSVNIQNARSSQQTLGTMLIIAAIGIPCVLSYTVIIYWIFRGKVKLDSHSY
- a CDS encoding class I SAM-dependent methyltransferase, with the translated sequence MKTFRFSLLAILLIQLVRPTFAQEAVVDQPDAGVTKVPEGINDNFKKPDLNVDEWIGKFEVESREVYSARNEVLKACRIKPGDRIADVGAGTGFYSRLFAKTTGWGGWVYSVDIAPSFLQHIAKRATADGIENLTTVLGTDVSIRLPPESVDLVFICDTYHHFESPAESLASIYRALKPGGRLVLIDFNRIPGKSREFLLGHIRAPKEVFQAEIVKSGFQFEDEVTIDAFEENYLLRFTKPKS